The Streptomyces rimosus genomic interval CGGCCGGTCTTCTTCACCAGGTCGCCCACCGCCACCGCCGACTTGCGGCGCCAGGCGCGCGGCGCGCCGCTGAAGTACGTCTGGCGCGTGGCGTCCTCGAACTCGATCTTCGCCAGCGCCGCGTCCACCACGTTGTTGTGCTGCGTCAGCGGGATCTGCGGGGCGAACTGGATCGAGATGAACCGGTCCAGCGTGCCGATCCGGTCCGCGGGGTCCGTACCGCCGTCGAACTTGCCCGGCTGCAGTACGGCGCTGCCCAGCGGCGCCCGGTTGGAGTCCGCCAGGACGTGGTTGTTGCTCAGGATGTAGAACTTGCCCGGTACGCCGAGGCCGGGCGCCGGCGGGTTGGTCGCGGCGCCGGGCAGGAAGTCGTACACCACGCTGCCCAGCGTGCCGGCGGTGACCTGGACGTTGCCGACGGAGAAGCCGGCCGGGCAGGGCCGCATCCGGCGCTTGAGCAGCTGCGGCTCCAGGGCGCTGCCGAGCTGGCTCAGCTCTTCGAGCAGCGGCTGGGCGAGCGCGCCCATCCGGCCGCCGTCGCCCATGGAACGGCCCTGCTCCTCGGCGAGCGAGCGGCCCTGCTGCCCGCCCGGTACGCGCTGCTGCCGCTGGGCGGAGATGTGGCCGACGGCCAGGACGTCGGTCGGGGTGCCGTCGTCCATCTGGTGCGGGATCACGTCCCGCTCCGGGAGCATCGACTCCGGGACCTTCTGTGTGACGAAGACCAGCACGGCTTCCTCGCCGGTGGGCTCGCCGTTGGTCCACTTCACGCCGTGCCCGAACCCGACCACGTTCGCGGTCGGGTTCTGCGGGTGCATGAAGTCGGAAAGTGCCTGCTGGCGGGAGGTGTCGCTGACCTGGCCTCCAGTGGGTCCGCGCATCAACTCGGGCTGGTTCACACCAGACCACCTCTTCCCCGGTGGGCGTCCCGCGCGGCTCTCAGCCGTGCGTCCGGTGGTACGCGCGAAGGCTCCCGCGTACGGGCGGCTACGGCTGCGGGGCGGGACCGCGTTCGCTTCACGAGCCCGGGCCGCCTGCGGCGGCGGGCTCTCAGGGGAGGACGGGAACCCGGCACGGAACAGCTCCCCGAACAGCTCCGTACGGCCCCGGGCGCACCGCTCTCCCTACGGGTGATGCAGGTAGGGACTGTCTATTGCGGAGGCCGGTCGGCGGTCAAGGAGGTACGCGATAAATCTTGCGCTTACTGCGTAGATGCCCCTGATGACCTTGTTTGCCATGATTTTCCGGGGTGGAGGGAAACGCTTCCCGGACATCGTGGCGTCGTACCGGGTTCAACCGCGGTTCGCCCCGGCGCGCCAGGGTGTGACGCACAGCGCACAGCACTCCCGCACCGGTCCGTACAGGAGATGACATGCCGCTCACCCGCAGAGACTTCGCCAAGCGCTCCGCCGTCGCCGGTGCCGGCATCGCACTGACCGGCAGTGCGGGTGTCCTGGCCACCGCGCCCGGCGCCGTCGGGCAGGAACTCCCGGAGCAGGGGCTGCCGGGACCGGACGGCGGCGTACGCGGGCGTGCGCCCGGCTACGGACCGCTGATCGACGACCCGGCAGGCCTCCTGGCCCTGCCCGCCGGATTCACGTACAAGATCATCACCCGGACCGGCGTCACCACACTGGAGACCGGCGAGTCCACCCCCTCGAACCACGACGGCACCGCCACCTTCGAGGGCCCGCGCGGCACCACCCTGCTCGTCAACAACCACGAACTGAAGGGCCCGCGCGCGAAGTGGCCGCACCCGGTCCCGCTCGCCGACGGCCTGGTCTACGACCCGGCCGCAGCCGGCGGCTGCACGGTCGTCGAAGTATCCCGGGACGGTACGCACGTCACCGAACGGGTCGGCATCGCCGGCACCTCCACCAACTGCGCGGGCGGCCGAACCCCCTGGGGCACCTGGCTGACCTGCGAGGAGACCGAGGACAAGGCCGGCCAGAACGGCATGACCAAGGACCACGGCTACGTCTTCGAGGTCGATCCCCACGATCTTCGTGCGGCCCGCGCCCCCCGCCCCATCAAGGCGCTGGGCCGCTACGCCCACGAAGCCGTCGTCGTCGACCCCCGGCGCGGCCACCTCTACCTCACCGAGGACGCCGACCGCCCCAACGGCCTCCTCTACCGCTGGACCCCGCCGCACGACTTCGAGCACGGCCGCGGCCGGCTGCGCACCCTGGCCGACGACGCGGGCGTCCTGGCCGCGTTCCGCTGCTACGACTCCGGCGGCCGGTTCGTCGACGACCTCTCCCGCGCCACGAACACCGGCACGGTCTACGGCGTCGACTGGATCGAGGTCCGCGACCGCGACGCGCGCACCACTTCCGTACGCAAACAGTTCGCCGACGGGGAGATCACCCGCGCCCGCAAGCTGGAAGGCATGTGGTGGGCCGACGGCGGCGCGTACATCGTCTCCTCGTACGCCCGCGAGGAGAGCCCCGTCCGCCACGACGGCCAGGTCTGGTTCTACGACCCGCGCCGCCGCACCCTGACCCTGAAGGTCCTGCTCGGCATCAACCCGGACCCCGACGAGGACGGCGCGTTCGACGGCCCCGACAACATCACCGTCTCCCCGTACGGCGGCCTGATCATCGCCGAGGACGGCGAGGGCATCCAGCACCTGTTCGGCGCCACGGACGACGGCCGTACGTACCCCATCGCCCGCAACGACCTCAACATCGGCACCGCCGACGCCCCCGCGTACAGCGAATTCACCGGCCCGGTCTTCTCGCCCGACGGCCGCACGCTGTACGCGAACATCCAGGAGCCGGGGATCATGCTGGCGATCAGGGGGCCTTGGCGGCGGCAGAGGTGAGCGTTGCGGGGGCGGGTGCGCTGCCGCCAGGAATCCCGGTACCGGCTGTCACGTTGCACGAAGGGTGAGCACGCGGACGAGGACTACGACGACGCAGGGGGCCGGGCGGGCGGCCGGGGAGGCCGGGAGGCTTGCAGCGGGGGATCAGACCGGCGGGCTGGGAGGCGGGGAAACCGGCAGGCTCGCAACCGGGCAGACTGACAGGCTTGCAGCCGGGGAAACCGACAGGCTCGCAACCGGGGAGACCGGCACGCTTGCAGCCGGGGATCAGGCCACCCGCTACCCCCGTCTCCGGTCCACCCCCTTCTCCATCCTCGACCGCTCCCGGACCCGCCAGGGCCACCCGGACGCCGAGGCACTCCGCGACACCATCGACCTCGCCCGGCACGCCGAAGCGCTCGGCTACCACCGCTTCTGGGTCTCCGAACACCACAGCGTGCCGGGCGTCGCCGGTTCGGCACCGACCGTGCTCGCCGCCGCGGTGGCCTCCGCGACCTCCCGCATCCGGGTCGGTACGGGCGGCGTCATGCTGCCCAACCACCGCCCGCTGGTGGTCGCCGAACAGTTCGGCGTCCTCGAAGCCCTCTTCCCCGGCCGTATCGACATGGGCCTGGGCCGCTCCGTCGGCTTCACCGACGGCATCCGCCGCGCCCTCGGCACCAACAAGGAAGCAGCCGGCTCCTTCGCGACCCAACTGGCCGAACTGACCGCCTACTTCACCGACGGCCCACGTCCCCACCCCCAGGTGCACGCCCGCCCGGCCGAGGGACTGCGCGTCCCCGCCTTCGTCCTGGCCACCGGCGCCGGCGCGGACATCGCCGCCCGCGTGGGCCTGGCCCTGGTGATCGGCGATCTGCGCGGCCGCGAAGCGATGCAGGCCGCCATCGACCGCTACCGCTCCACCTTCGAACCCTCACCCCTCTGGCCCCAGCCGTACGTCATCGTCTCCGGCACGGTGGCCGTGGCCGAAACCCCCGAGGAGGCCCACCGCCTCCTCCTCCCCGAAGCCTGGTCGATGGCCTACTCCCGCACCCACGGCGTCTTCCCGCCCCTGGAACCGGCCGATGCCATCACCGCCGGGGAACCTGACCTCTCCCCGAAGCAGCGCGCCTTCTACGAATCCGCCCTGGCCGGCCACATCCACGGCACGGAGTCGGAGGTGGCGGCCGAACTGGACGAGCTTCTGACGCAGACCGGCGCCGACGAGTTCTTGGTGACGACGAGTACGTATGAGCGGGTGGGGTTGCTGGAGTCGTACGAGCGGCTGGCTCGGGTGGCGGGACTGAAGGGGTGAGCCGGGCGGCGCGCGGTCAGTCCCGGGCGGCTCGGAGAGCCACGGACCAGTCGGCGTTGTCCACCGTCGCCGGAGGCGATTGCCCAGCTCACAAGCTTGCTCCCCTCCGGGGATCGTGACTGCTGGGCTGCGCTCCCCGGTCCTTCTCGGTGGCAACGGCGGAGGCGGAGAGCAGCGTCGCGGCCGCGACGCTGCCCCAGAGGGCGACCGGACCGAGCGGCGCGAGCGCGGTGATGACTGCCGGGGAGACGGCGAGGCCGAAGCCCGTGGAGAGCTGGAGGCGGGCGAGGGCGCGTCCCAGGGCATGGGCCGGGGCGAGCGCGGTGACGAGCGCGGTGGCGCTGCCTGCGTAGATGATCTCGCCGATCGTGCAGACCACGGACACCATGGCGACGGCCGGGACGGCCCAGCCGTGTCCCAGCGAGGTGGCCGCGAGGAAGCCGGCGTAGGACGCGGCCAGCACCACGCCGGAAAGGGCCAGCACGGTCCGCCGGGAGAAGCGGGACATGAGGACGGTGACCGGCACTTGCAGGGTGACGACCAGCACCGTGTTGGCCACGAAGACGGCCGCCGGCCACACCGGTGACGCGTGCAACTGCGTGACCAGGACCAGAGGGAGCGCGATCTCGGGAACGTTGAGGCAGAAGACGTAGACCACGTTGGCGGCGAGCAGCGCGGACATCCGGGGTGCGGCCCGGTCGCCCTGGTCCCTGGCCGGAGCGGCCCCTGCCGGATGCGCGTGCACATGGACCGACCACGCCAGGACGGCGGCTGCGAGGTAGGCGAGCGCGGTGACGGCCGCCAGCGCCCGCAGCGCGGTGGTGCCGCCCGCCAGGCATACGGTCGCGAGGAGCGCTCCGATGCCCAGGGCAGCGTTGCGCAGGGCGTGGGCCCATGCCAGGGCGGTGTCGCGTTCTCTGCCGTGGGCGACCGTGGCCACGAGCGCGGCGTGGGCGGCAGGCCAGGCCTGGTTGCCGACGCCGAGGAAGAGCGCCGCCGCCGCGAAGAGCCACATGTGCCCCGCCGGGGCGGCCAGCAGCAGCGCCACGCCCAGCACCCGCACCAGCATCGACGCCGCCACAACCGTGCTGCGTGCGCCCCGGTCCAGCCATCGGCCCACCGCGGGCATACACACCAGACCCGTGACGATGCCGGCCGTCATGGCGATGCCGGTGACCGGTGCGGACAGCCTCAGCACCGTCACGCCGTAGAGCAGCAGAAACGGCCGCAGCAGGCCGGTGCCCAGCGCGTCCACGGCCAGGGCGACGGCATAGCGAGGGCCTCCTGAGGCGCGGACGAGGGCGCGGGGCCGGATTCCGGTGAGGGTTGCCATGGCGACAGACAGTGCGTTCGGCCGCTGGGGCAGGCACGCCGGTTGACGTACATCGTCAATCGACGACACCGCCGGGCCGTCCGGGCGGTGATGATGAGGGGATGACGCTGAGGATCGACATCGGCGGTCTGCCGTCCGAGCGCGTGCGGTTCGCCGCTTCCCCGCTGGCCGAGCTGACCGCGATGCTGCACGTGCTGGCCGAACCCGGTCATCATCCGCAGTTCGCCGGCTGGGCCGCGGACGTCTGGGCCGGGCTCCGTCCGGAGTCGGCCGAGCGGCTCAGGGAGGCGGAGTTCCTCTGGCGTTCCTCACAGGCCGACTTCCTGATCCCCGCGCGGCCCCGGCCGACCCTCGCCGAGGAACTGGACGACGTGGACCGGATCGACGACGAGAGGTATGTGACCGCCGCGCTCGTCACCACGTGCGGCAGCAACCGGGACCGTCCCCCCGGGGCGTCGCCGCTCACCGACACCACCGCGCGCGAGCGTGCCCTGGAAGTGGCCCAGGCCCGCGGCGCGCTGCAGGAAGCCTTCGCGGAACGGCTGCTCGCGGACCCGGCCGCGGTGCGGGCGCGGGTACGCCGCACCCTCGAAGAGTGCGCCGAGACCTTCTTCGACGCCGCCTGGGCGGGTGTCGCGGTGCAGCTCGCCACCGATCTGCGCCTGAAGAACGAACTGCTCAGGCGCCACGGCGTCGGGGCGGCACTCGCCTCGGTCTCCGGCGCGGTCACCCTGGCACCGGACGGTGACTGCATCATCGTGGACAAGGTGCAGGACAAGGCGACCGCCGCCCGTGACGCCGGGGTCACCTTCATCCCCAGCGTCTTCGGCCGCCCGCACCTGGTGGCGGTCCATGCCCCCGGGTGGCATCCGGTGGTGCAGTACCCCGTGGCCGAACCGGGCCCGGCGGAGCCGGTCTCTCTGGAGACGGTCACCCTCCGTCTGGAGGCGCTCGCGCATCCGGTACGGCTGCGACTGCTACGCACCCTGGCCCGCGGCCCGCACACCACCGGCGAACTGGCCCACTTCTGGGAACTCTCACCCCCGGAGGTGCCCCGCCACCTTGCCGTCCTGCGCCGCGCGGGCCTGCTCACGCCTCGGCGGCAGGGCCGTTACGTGCGCTACACCCTGAATCTGCCCGACCTGGCGGACTTGGGCACCGACCTGCTGGCGGCCGTACTGCGCTGAGGCCACCTCTCGTCGGTCGCGCCCTGGCCGCCTGAGCAGCAACGCCTCGCCATTCGATCCCGTACTGCGGCCACTGCGGCGGTATCGCGGACCCGCCCGGGCGTGCCTATTCTCGGCCCGTCCCCTCTGCGGGCTGCCATGCTCCCCAACCCCACCTACGACCTACGCCCCTTGACCACCTCACCCACCGCCCGCAACGCCAGCCCCCACGGATACCCATCCACCTGCTCACCACCAGTCCCAGGCGCATGCGGCTCCCAAGCCCCCGGCCTATACAGCACCCGCACCCCTAGATCCCGCAGCACCCGCACCGACCGCCGGGTGGCCGGATGCGCGTCCAGCGCCGTCGACCAGAACGGCAGCGCGACCACCGGAAGCCCCGGCCCCACCGCCTCGGTGAGCAGCCCGAGCGCGTACGTATCGGCAATGCCCGCGGCCCACTTGTTCACCGAGTTCATCGTCAGCGGCGCCACGATCACGGCATCGGGCGGCGGATCGCGCTTCTCCTCACCCACTCAGGTCCCGCATCACGGGACGTGACCGTGATCGGGACCGTGCATACGGCCGGTGGGGGTGGAGCGTCGCCACCCCGGGCACGGTAAGCGGTCGACAAAAGGGCGGCTTTGAGGCCGCATCCGGCTCAACGCGGGGCCCTTACGGACGCAACGCCCGCGACAGCGCGTCAACCGTCACGCCCACGATGGCCAGGAGCTGTGCCGGGCTCGCCCCGGCTCTGCTCATCACGGCGAGCGACTGGTTCACGGCCGCCGCGTGGACAGCGAAAGTCTCGGCGTCCTGGTCGGTCAGTCGGCCGGCCTTCAGCGCGGCGCGCAGGCGCCGGCGCTGGAAGCCGAGTGCCTGCTTGGTGTGCGCTGCGACGCTCGGACTCAGCACAGGAATTGCCATGGCCGACTGGGCAATCAGGCATCCATCAGGTAGTTCGGGATCAGCGATGCGCTTGAGGGTGACGTCGAAGAAAGCGCGAAGAGCGGCGACGGGATCCGAGGCTGCGCACGACAGGGCGGCGTCGTACTTCTCGCCGTAGCGCGCGGCGTAGAGGTTCAGGCAGCGCAGGAAGAGCGTGTCCTTGTCGCCGAGGGAGGAGTAGATGGAACTGCGGTTCAGGCCGGTGGCCCGGGACAAATCGTCCAAGGAGGTGTCGGCGTAGCCGACGCGCCAGAACTGGATCATCGCGGCGTCGAGCGCCGTGTCCATGTCGAACTGCTTCTTGCCTGCCACGCGGCACTTCCTCGCCGATGCGTCGATGGTTCGGACTGCGGTGCGCCCCATCCTATCTTGAACTAAACAGTTCAAGATGCGTTAGCCTTCGAGCGTGGTCTTGGGCCGGCATGCAGGCATGCAGGCACGCCGCGCGTACTTCGCGATCGCGCGAGAAACACACCACGTGGTTCCAGCCATCGCCCCTCAGCCACACCGCCCCAACCGCACACCTGACACCGACGGAGGATCCCCGTGACCGGCCCGGCAACCAGCACTCCGCATGCCTTCGAAAGCAACCCCGTTCGCGACCTGCCCCTGCAGCATCTGGACGGATTCACCCACCGCTGGGTCGACGCGGACGGCGTCCGTCTTCACGCCGTCGAAGGCGGGCGCCCGAGCGGCCCGGCCGTCGTCCTGCTCGCCGGATTCCCGCAGACCTGGTGGGCCTGGCGCAAGGTGATGCCCGGCCTCGCCGACCGGTTCCGCGTCATCGCGATCGATCTGCCGGGGCAGGGCCACTCCGAGCGTCCGGAGCGCAGCTACGACACGCACGCGGTCGCCGCGCACGTGCACACCGCCGTGAAGGCTCTCGGAGTGTCGACCTACTCCCTGGTCGCCCACGACATCGGCGCCTGGGTCGCTTTCTCCCTCGCCCTCGACTTCGAGAGCCATCTGCGCCGGGTCGCTCTGCTCGACGCCGGGATTCCCGGTATCACTCTCCCGGAGGCGATTCCCACCGACCCGGACCGTGCGTGGAAAACCTGGCATTTCGCGTTCCATATGGTGCCCGACCTGCCCGAGACGCTGCTTGCCGGCCGCGAACGCGAGTACGTCGGCTGGTTCCTGAAGATGAAGGCCCTGTCTCCCGACACGTTCGACGACGCCGAAGTCGACCACTACGCGGCGGCCGTCGCCGCCGACGGCGGCCTGCGCGCTTCCCTCGCGTATTACCGGGACGCCGCGGAATCGGCGCGCAAGAACCGCGAGGCGCTCGAACGGCGGCACATGACCGTGCCCATCCTCGGAATCTCCAGCAGCCACGGCTCCGTTCCGGACATGGCCGCCTCCATCAGCCCATGGGCCGACAACACCACCCGGATCATCGTGCCCGACGCCGGGCACTTCATCCCCGACGAGCAGCCCGAAGCCGTCGCTGCCGCGATAACGGACTTCATCGCCGTCGACGACTGATACCCGTCCGGGCTGAGACGCAAGGGCCGGAGGATGGGGCTGTGCGGTTGGGGAGGTGCGGAAGAACCCCGCCGGTCGGTAAACAGCGAGCCCCGGCGCGCCTCGCGCCGGGGCCGTGAATGAACCGTCCACGGGCCGGAGGCTTCGTCCGCCGACCCGTAGTTTTCCTACAGTGCTGCGCCTCCCGGCTTGACCATCCCCCGGACCGTCCGCGCGTCCACGAATTCGCCCATTGCCGTCATCTCCCATTCCCCGGAGAACTGGCGGATCAATTTCGCCATCATGACGCCCGTGCGGGGTTCGGCGTGGGTGAGGTCGAAGCGGACGAGTTCTTCGCCGGTCTGGGCGTCCACCAGGCGGCAGTATGCCTTGGCGACGTCGGAGAACTTCTGGCCGGAGAAGGAATTGACGGTGAAGACCAGGCCGGTCACCTGCGGGGGGATGCCGCCGAGGTGGACGGTGATGGACTCGTCGTCGCCCGCGCCCTCGCCGGTGAGGTTGTCGCCGGAGTGCTGGATCGCGCCGTTCAGGATCTGGAGTTTGCCGAAGAAGCAGTTGTCGACCTTCTTGCGGTCCGGGCCGTAGGCGATCACGGAGGCGTCGAGGTCGATGTCCTTGCCGCGGTAGGCGGGCTCCCAGCCGAGGCCCATGCGGACGGAGGACAGGAGCGGGCGGCCGCCCTTGACCAGGGAGACGGTCTGGTTCTTCTGGAGGCTGACGCGGCCCTTGTCGAGGTTGATCTTGCCGGAGCCCGGTGCGGGAGCAGGCGCGGGAGCGGCTGCCGCGGGCGGCGGCGCCATCGGCGCCGGGGCGCCGGTGGGCGGACCCCACTGAGCGGCGGGGGCAGGCTGAGGCGCGGCAGCCGGCGGGGCCGGGGGAGCCTGCGGAGCCGGGGGTGCCTGCGGGGCGGCGGCAGCGGGCGCCGCCGGTTCCTCGACGTTCACGCCGAAGTCGGTGGCGATGCCGGCCAGGCCGTTCGCGTAGCCCTGGCCCACCGCGCGGACCTTCCAGGCGCCGTTGCGGCGGTAGACCTCGACGACCACCAGGGCGGTCTCCGGGCCGAGCTGCGGCGGGGTGAAGGTGGCGATGACGCTGCCGTCGTCGGCGTTGCGGACCGTGCCGGTCGGTTCGGTGCCGGCGAAGGTGGCGCCGGGGGCGTCCAGGCTGGCGGTCACGACGATCTTCTCGATGCCGGCCGGTACCGCGGCGGTGTCCACCGTGATCGTGTCACCGGCGCCGCCCGCTCCGGACGTATGGGTCACACCCGGGCCGGCCGGCTGGTTGTAGAAGACGAAGTCCTCGTCGGAGCGCACCTTGCCGTCGGCGGTGAGCAGCAGGCCCGACACATCGAGCCGCACGGGCGCGGTGACGTCCACCGCCACCCGCGAGGCGGTGAGCGGGAGGTTCGAGCCAGGAGTCATAGCGGTCATGCCGGGGATAACGAGCGGCCTTTCTTTGCGGTTCCATTACCGGGGGCCGGATGGGGCCACTGCCGGCCGGTGGTCAGCGGCGTTCGCGGGAGTTGCCGAACAGCAGGCGGTAGGCGATCAGGAGCACCAGGGAGCCGGCGATGGCGGCGATCCACATCGACGGGTCGTAGAAGTCCTTCGGTATCGGCTTGTCGAGGAACTTCGTGGAGAGCCAGCCGCCGATGAAGGAGCCGACGATGCCGATGAGGGTGGTGCCGACAATGCCGCCCGGGTCCCGTCCGGGCAGCAGGACCTTGGCGATGATGCCCGCGATCAGTCCCAGTACGAGCCAGCTGAGGATGCCCATGGTGCGTCCCTCGTTCCTGCGTAGTTGCGCAAATGATTGATACGCACACAAGGACGCCGCGAGGGGGACGCGGGTTGCGTCGGCCGGCCCGGCGTGGCCGAGGCCACGGCCGCTCAGTACGGCCAGATGGGCGGGTCCACGCAGAAGGCGCCGCCGAGGTGGGTGTGTTCGGGGTTGGCGGGGTCGAGTTCGCCGTGCGCGGCGATCAGTTCGGCGGCGTACGGCTCGGAGTCGTCCTGCGGCTCGTACCCGAGCGAGCGGGCCGTGGTCAGGTCCCACCACAGGCGGGTGTTGGCGGAGGAGCCGTAGACGACGGTGTGGCCGACGCCCTCGGCGGTGAGCGCGGCGTGCAGCAGACGCGCGCAGTCGGCCGGGCTCAGCCAGATCGACAGCATGCGGACGGTGGTGGGCCGCGGGAAGCAGGAGCCGAGGCGGACGGAGACCGTCTCGATGCCGTGCAGGTCCCAGTAGAGGGAGGCGAGGTCCTCGCCGAAGCCTTTGGAGAGGCCGTAGTACGTGTCGGGGCGGCGCGGGGTGTCCACCGGGATCGCGCCGGAGCCGTCGGCGGGGCGCGGGGTGAAGCCGACGGCGTGGTTGGAGGAGGCGAAGACGACGCGGCGTACGCCGGCCTCGCGCGCCGCCTCGTAGAGGTTGTACGTGCCCTCGATGTTGGCGCGCAGGATCTTCTCGAAGGGCGCTTCGAGGGAGATGCCGGCGAGGTGGACGATGGCGTCCACGCCGCGTACCGCCTCGCGCAGGGCTTCCTTGTCGGAGAGGTCGGCGGTGATGGCGTCCGGCGCGTCCTCGATGGGGCGCTGGTCGAGCAGTGGGAGCCGGTAGCCGTACGGGGGCAGCAGGCCGCGCATCAGGGTGCCGATACCGCCGGCGGCGCCGGTGAGCAGGACGGTGCGGGGTGCGGGCATGGAAGGCTCCTCCGGGCGGGCTCGGTCGTACGGCTTCATCCGCGGACGGCGTTCAGGTAAGTGGACGATCGCCGTCACGGTAGGAAGGCGCGCCGGGCAAGGTCAAGATGCTTGACGGGTCGGCCAAATCCGGTTGCGGGGAGGCGTTTTCGGAGCCGCCGGGGCCGTTTCGGGTCCTTGACCGGCCCGGGAGCGCTGCCCTAGCGTGAGCGCGTTCATGAGTATGGACACCAGTCAGGGACGTGCACATGTGGTGGCGTCACCACGACGTACGCGCCTGCGGTACGAGCATGCCAGGGAGAGCCCGTGACCCCAGCCCCGCCGCTCGCCCAGCGCCTCCACGGCCTGCTGTTCTTCCCCGTGACCGCGTACGGGCCCGACGGCGCCCTGGACCTGACCGCCTTCCGCGCCCACGTACGCCGGGGCATCGACGCCGGTGCCGCCGCCGTCTTCGCCTGCTGCGGCACCGGCGAGTTCCACGCGCTGACGCCCGAGGAGTTTCGAGACTGCGTGGCCGCCGCGGTCCAGGAGGCGGCCGGGCGGGTCCCGGTGCTGGCCGGCGCCGGTTACGGCACCGCGCTCGCCACCCGTTTCGCCCGCCTCGCCGAGGACGCGGGCGCCGACGGCCTGCTGGCCATGCCGCCGTACCTCGTCGTCGCCGACCAGGCGGGCCTGCTGCGGCACTACACGGAGCTCGCCGCCGCCACCGCCCTGCCGGTCATCGTCTACCAGCGCGACAACGCCGTCTTCACCCCGGACACCGTCGTCGCCCTCGCGCGCACCCCCGGCATCATCGGCCTCAAGGACGGCCTCGGCGACCTCGACCTGCTGCAACGGACCATCAGCGCCGTGCGGACCGAGGCGCCGGGGCGGGAATTCCTGTACTTCAACGGGCTGCCGACCGCCGAGCTCACCGGCCCCGCCTACCGCGGCCTCGGCGTCCGCCTGTATTCGTCCGCCGTCTTCGCCTTCGTCCCCGAGGTCGCCACGGCCTTCCACCGCGCCCTCGCCGACGGCGACGACAAGACGGTCGCGCGGCTGCTGGACGGCTTCTACCGGCCGCTGGTCGAGCTGCGCAACCAGGGCAAGGGCTATGCGGTCTCGCTGGTCAAGGCCGGGGTACGGCTGCGCGGGACGGACGTCGGCACGGTACGGGCGCCGCTGAGCGAACCGGCCCCCGAGCACGTCGAGGCACTGGCCGAACTGATCGAACGGGGCCTGGAGCTGGTCGGCGCGCCGTCGGGCGGCCGGTGATGCGGACCGCCGCGTTCCTCTACCCGTGGGACGTGGTGGGCGACCCGGACGCCGCCCGCCGCATCGCCGAACTCGGTGTCCAGCAGGTCACCCTGGCCGCCGCGTACCACTCCACCCGCGCGCTGACGCCGCGTCACCCCCGCCACCGCGTGGTCACCGCAAGGCACGCGGCCGTCCTGTACCCGCCCGACGCCGACCGCTGGGCGGGCCGCGCCCTGCGCCCGTACCCGCAGGAGTGGACGGCGGGGCCGGACCCTTTCGGCGAGGCGGCGCGCGCGCTGACGGACGCGGGCCTGGAGGTGCACAGCTGGGTCGTGCTGGCCCACAACGGGCGTCTGGGCGCCGAGCGTCCCGCCATCGCCGTACGCAACGCCTACGGAGACCGCTACCCCTGGGCGCCCTGCATCGCCCGTCCCGAGGTGCGTGCCTACCTCCGCGACCTGGCGGCGGAGGCGGCGACGCGTCCCGGCGCGCGCGGCACCGAGCTGGAGTCCTGCGGCTGGTACGGGCTGGCGCACCTGCACGCGCACGACAAGATCTCCGGCGTGCCGCTCTCCGGCGCCGCCCAGTACCTGATGTCGCTGTGCTTCTGCGAGGTCTGCGAGGCGGGGTACGACGGGCTGGGGGTG includes:
- a CDS encoding chymotrypsin family serine protease, producing MNQPELMRGPTGGQVSDTSRQQALSDFMHPQNPTANVVGFGHGVKWTNGEPTGEEAVLVFVTQKVPESMLPERDVIPHQMDDGTPTDVLAVGHISAQRQQRVPGGQQGRSLAEEQGRSMGDGGRMGALAQPLLEELSQLGSALEPQLLKRRMRPCPAGFSVGNVQVTAGTLGSVVYDFLPGAATNPPAPGLGVPGKFYILSNNHVLADSNRAPLGSAVLQPGKFDGGTDPADRIGTLDRFISIQFAPQIPLTQHNNVVDAALAKIEFEDATRQTYFSGAPRAWRRKSAVAVGDLVKKTGRTTNISFGRIVSTDATVDVNYGTAGTARFKDQIMTTNISAGGDSGSLVTSLDNVALGLLFAGSSTVTIVNHFETVRALLRVEVAEQLA
- a CDS encoding alkaline phosphatase PhoX; translated protein: MPLTRRDFAKRSAVAGAGIALTGSAGVLATAPGAVGQELPEQGLPGPDGGVRGRAPGYGPLIDDPAGLLALPAGFTYKIITRTGVTTLETGESTPSNHDGTATFEGPRGTTLLVNNHELKGPRAKWPHPVPLADGLVYDPAAAGGCTVVEVSRDGTHVTERVGIAGTSTNCAGGRTPWGTWLTCEETEDKAGQNGMTKDHGYVFEVDPHDLRAARAPRPIKALGRYAHEAVVVDPRRGHLYLTEDADRPNGLLYRWTPPHDFEHGRGRLRTLADDAGVLAAFRCYDSGGRFVDDLSRATNTGTVYGVDWIEVRDRDARTTSVRKQFADGEITRARKLEGMWWADGGAYIVSSYAREESPVRHDGQVWFYDPRRRTLTLKVLLGINPDPDEDGAFDGPDNITVSPYGGLIIAEDGEGIQHLFGATDDGRTYPIARNDLNIGTADAPAYSEFTGPVFSPDGRTLYANIQEPGIMLAIRGPWRRQR
- a CDS encoding LLM class flavin-dependent oxidoreductase; translated protein: MLDRSRTRQGHPDAEALRDTIDLARHAEALGYHRFWVSEHHSVPGVAGSAPTVLAAAVASATSRIRVGTGGVMLPNHRPLVVAEQFGVLEALFPGRIDMGLGRSVGFTDGIRRALGTNKEAAGSFATQLAELTAYFTDGPRPHPQVHARPAEGLRVPAFVLATGAGADIAARVGLALVIGDLRGREAMQAAIDRYRSTFEPSPLWPQPYVIVSGTVAVAETPEEAHRLLLPEAWSMAYSRTHGVFPPLEPADAITAGEPDLSPKQRAFYESALAGHIHGTESEVAAELDELLTQTGADEFLVTTSTYERVGLLESYERLARVAGLKG
- a CDS encoding MFS transporter translates to MATLTGIRPRALVRASGGPRYAVALAVDALGTGLLRPFLLLYGVTVLRLSAPVTGIAMTAGIVTGLVCMPAVGRWLDRGARSTVVAASMLVRVLGVALLLAAPAGHMWLFAAAALFLGVGNQAWPAAHAALVATVAHGRERDTALAWAHALRNAALGIGALLATVCLAGGTTALRALAAVTALAYLAAAVLAWSVHVHAHPAGAAPARDQGDRAAPRMSALLAANVVYVFCLNVPEIALPLVLVTQLHASPVWPAAVFVANTVLVVTLQVPVTVLMSRFSRRTVLALSGVVLAASYAGFLAATSLGHGWAVPAVAMVSVVCTIGEIIYAGSATALVTALAPAHALGRALARLQLSTGFGLAVSPAVITALAPLGPVALWGSVAAATLLSASAVATEKDRGAQPSSHDPRRGASL
- a CDS encoding DUF5937 family protein codes for the protein MTLRIDIGGLPSERVRFAASPLAELTAMLHVLAEPGHHPQFAGWAADVWAGLRPESAERLREAEFLWRSSQADFLIPARPRPTLAEELDDVDRIDDERYVTAALVTTCGSNRDRPPGASPLTDTTARERALEVAQARGALQEAFAERLLADPAAVRARVRRTLEECAETFFDAAWAGVAVQLATDLRLKNELLRRHGVGAALASVSGAVTLAPDGDCIIVDKVQDKATAARDAGVTFIPSVFGRPHLVAVHAPGWHPVVQYPVAEPGPAEPVSLETVTLRLEALAHPVRLRLLRTLARGPHTTGELAHFWELSPPEVPRHLAVLRRAGLLTPRRQGRYVRYTLNLPDLADLGTDLLAAVLR
- a CDS encoding flavoprotein translates to MGEEKRDPPPDAVIVAPLTMNSVNKWAAGIADTYALGLLTEAVGPGLPVVALPFWSTALDAHPATRRSVRVLRDLGVRVLYRPGAWEPHAPGTGGEQVDGYPWGLALRAVGEVVKGRRS